Proteins co-encoded in one Pseudomonas fluorescens genomic window:
- the iolE gene encoding myo-inosose-2 dehydratase, producing MPAIRIGINPISWSNDDLPSLGGETPLSTALSEGKAIGYEGFELNGKFPKDAKGVGDVLRPYDLALVSGWYSSRLARRSVAEEIDAIASHVELLAKNGANVLVYGEVADSIQGQRIPLVERPRFHTEQAWQQYADKLTELARFTLSQGVRLAYHHHMGAYVESPSDIDTLMALTGNEVGLLFDSGHCYMGGGEPLQVLRKHLSRICHVHFKDVRKPVVQLARNNLWSFPDCIINGTFTVPGDGDIDFAELLDVLLAADYHGWLVVEAEQDPAVAPSYVYAKKGFDTLRALLDERTAR from the coding sequence ATGCCCGCTATCCGAATTGGCATCAACCCGATTTCCTGGAGCAACGACGACCTGCCGTCCCTCGGCGGTGAAACACCGCTGAGCACCGCCCTCAGCGAAGGCAAGGCCATCGGTTATGAAGGCTTCGAACTCAACGGCAAGTTTCCCAAGGACGCCAAAGGCGTTGGCGACGTGCTGCGCCCGTATGACCTGGCGCTGGTGTCCGGCTGGTATTCCAGTCGCCTCGCACGTCGTTCGGTGGCCGAGGAAATCGACGCGATTGCCAGCCATGTCGAGCTGCTGGCGAAGAACGGCGCGAACGTGCTGGTTTACGGTGAGGTGGCCGACTCGATTCAGGGCCAGCGAATTCCCTTGGTCGAGCGCCCGCGTTTTCACACCGAACAGGCGTGGCAACAATACGCCGACAAGCTGACCGAACTGGCGCGCTTCACCCTGTCACAAGGCGTGCGTCTGGCGTATCACCACCATATGGGCGCCTACGTCGAATCCCCGTCGGACATCGATACCCTGATGGCGCTGACCGGCAATGAAGTCGGGCTGCTGTTCGATTCGGGCCATTGCTACATGGGCGGCGGTGAACCCTTGCAGGTGCTGCGCAAGCACCTGTCGCGCATCTGCCACGTGCACTTCAAGGATGTGCGCAAACCGGTGGTGCAACTGGCGCGTAACAACCTGTGGAGCTTCCCCGACTGCATCATCAACGGCACCTTCACCGTGCCGGGGGATGGTGACATCGACTTCGCCGAACTGCTGGACGTGCTGCTGGCGGCCGATTACCACGGCTGGCTGGTGGTCGAGGCCGAGCAGGATCCGGCAGTGGCGCCGAGTTATGTCTACGCAAAAAAAGGCTTCGACACCTTGCGCGCGTTGCTCGACGAGAGGACTGCACGATGA
- a CDS encoding bifunctional 5-dehydro-2-deoxygluconokinase/5-dehydro-2-deoxyphosphogluconate aldolase, producing MGQTRFASGRQLDLICLGRLGVDLYAQQVGARLEDVSSFAKYLGGSSANIAFGTARLGLRSAMLSRTGDDHMGRFLIESLAREGCDVSGIKVDPERLTAMVLLGLKDRETFPLVFYRENCADMALRAEDISEAFIASSKALLITGTHFSTDGVYKASTQALDYAEKHNVKRVLDIDYRPVLWGLAGKADGETRFVADQNVTQHVQQILPRFDLVVGTEEEFLMAGGSEDLLTALRNVRRLSAATLVVKLGPQGCTVIHGEIPARLEDGAIYPGVRVEVLNVLGAGDAFMSGFLSGWLEDASDERCCQLANACGGLVVSRHACAPAMPTRAELDYLFSSPVPITRPDQDAILQRLHQVSVPRKQWKQLFIFAFDHRGQLVELAQKGGRDLGAIGELKQLFIKAVERVEKDLREQGIEADVGLLADQRFGQDSLNAATGRGWWVARPVEVQGSRPLAFEHGRSIGSNLIVWPQEQIIKCLVQFHPDDEPMLRLEQEAQIKALYQASQVSGHELLLEIIPPKDHPSPHPDVLYRALKRLYNLGIYPAWWKIEAQSAEEWRQLDELIQARDPYCRGVVLLGLNAPASALAEGFQQASQSQTCRGFAVGRTIFQAPSRSWLAGEIDDETLIRQVQGTFVELIDAWRTARA from the coding sequence ATGGGCCAGACTCGTTTTGCCAGTGGACGTCAATTGGATCTGATTTGCCTCGGACGCCTTGGCGTCGACCTCTATGCGCAGCAAGTCGGGGCAAGGCTGGAGGATGTGAGCAGCTTCGCCAAATACCTTGGAGGCTCCTCCGCCAACATCGCGTTCGGCACCGCCCGGTTGGGGCTCAGATCGGCGATGCTGAGCCGCACCGGCGACGATCACATGGGGCGTTTCCTGATCGAATCCCTGGCCCGTGAAGGTTGCGATGTCAGCGGCATCAAGGTCGATCCGGAGCGACTGACCGCCATGGTGCTGCTCGGTCTCAAGGATCGGGAAACCTTTCCCCTGGTCTTCTACCGTGAGAATTGCGCCGACATGGCGCTGCGGGCCGAAGACATCAGCGAAGCCTTTATCGCCTCCAGCAAAGCCTTGCTGATCACCGGCACCCATTTCTCCACCGACGGCGTCTACAAGGCGAGCACCCAGGCGCTGGACTACGCCGAAAAGCACAACGTCAAACGGGTGCTGGACATCGACTACCGCCCGGTCCTGTGGGGGCTCGCCGGCAAGGCGGACGGCGAAACCCGTTTCGTTGCCGATCAGAACGTCACTCAACATGTGCAACAAATCCTCCCGCGCTTCGACCTTGTGGTCGGGACCGAAGAAGAGTTTCTGATGGCCGGTGGTTCCGAGGATTTGCTCACTGCGCTGCGCAATGTCCGGCGGCTGAGTGCAGCGACCCTGGTGGTCAAACTCGGCCCACAAGGTTGCACGGTGATTCACGGAGAGATTCCGGCGCGTCTTGAAGACGGCGCGATTTATCCCGGGGTGCGGGTCGAAGTGCTGAACGTACTGGGCGCCGGCGATGCGTTCATGTCGGGTTTCCTCAGCGGTTGGCTGGAGGATGCCAGCGACGAGCGTTGCTGCCAGTTGGCCAATGCCTGCGGTGGTCTGGTGGTATCGCGCCATGCCTGCGCACCGGCGATGCCAACCCGTGCCGAGCTCGATTACCTGTTCAGCAGCCCGGTGCCGATTACCCGGCCTGATCAGGACGCCATCCTGCAACGTCTGCATCAGGTCAGTGTGCCGCGCAAACAGTGGAAGCAACTGTTCATCTTTGCCTTCGACCATCGCGGGCAATTGGTTGAATTGGCCCAGAAGGGCGGACGCGACCTCGGCGCCATCGGCGAACTCAAGCAACTGTTCATCAAGGCCGTAGAGCGTGTCGAAAAAGATCTGCGCGAGCAGGGCATCGAAGCCGATGTCGGGCTGCTGGCGGATCAGCGTTTCGGCCAGGACTCGCTGAACGCCGCCACCGGTCGAGGCTGGTGGGTGGCGCGGCCGGTCGAGGTGCAGGGCTCGCGGCCGCTGGCCTTCGAGCATGGGCGCTCGATCGGCAGCAACCTGATCGTCTGGCCGCAAGAGCAAATCATCAAATGCCTGGTGCAATTTCACCCGGACGACGAACCGATGCTGCGCCTGGAGCAGGAGGCGCAGATCAAGGCGCTGTATCAGGCGTCACAAGTCAGCGGTCATGAACTGCTGCTGGAAATCATCCCGCCCAAGGATCACCCCTCACCTCATCCCGATGTGTTGTATCGCGCGCTCAAACGCCTCTACAACCTGGGCATCTACCCGGCGTGGTGGAAGATAGAAGCGCAAAGCGCCGAGGAATGGCGACAGCTCGACGAACTGATCCAGGCGCGCGATCCCTATTGCCGAGGCGTAGTGCTGCTGGGCCTGAATGCCCCTGCATCAGCGTTGGCCGAAGGCTTTCAACAGGCCAGTCAGAGTCAGACCTGCCGTGGGTTCGCCGTGGGCCGGACGATTTTCCAGGCGCCGAGCCGCTCCTGGCTGGCCGGGGAAATCGACGACGAAACGCTGATCCGCCAGGTACAGGGCACCTTCGTCGAGCTGATCGATGCCTGGCGCACGGCCCGGGCCTGA